One Urocitellus parryii isolate mUroPar1 chromosome 9, mUroPar1.hap1, whole genome shotgun sequence DNA segment encodes these proteins:
- the Cyp2w1 gene encoding cytochrome P450 2W1: MALLLLGLLVLLGLWGLLRASARSPSPALRWPPGPRPLPLLGNLHLLSVSQQDRSLMELSKRYGPMFTVHLGCQKTVVLSGYEAVREALVGTGQELADRPPIPIFQLIQQGGGIFFSSGARWRAARQFTVRVLHSLGVGQAPMADKVLQELACLMGQLDSYGGRPFPLALLGWAPSNITFALLFGQRFDYQDTMFVSLLGLIDEVMVLLGSPSLQLFNIYPWLGTLLQLHRPVLRKIEEVRVILRTLLQARASPTPQGGPVQSYVDALIQQGQGDDQEGLFAEDNAVACVLDMVMAGTETTSATLQWAILLMAKYPGVQGRVQEELSHVLGPGRLPRPEDQRVLPYTNAVLHEVQRYITLLPHVPRCTAADTQLGGYLLPKGTPVIPLLTSVLLDKTQWETPDQFNPGHFLDADGHFVKRAAFLPFSTGRRVCVGESLARTELFLLFAGLLQRYRLLPPPGISPTALDATPAPAFTMRPRAHTLRAVPWP; this comes from the exons ATGGCCCTGCTGCTCTTGGGGCTCCTGgtcctcctgggcctctgggggCTGCTCCGTGCCTCTGCccgcagcccctccccagccctgcgaTGGCCCCCCGGGCCTCGCCCGCTGCCGCTCCTGGGGAACCTGCACTTGCTGAGTGTTTCGCAACAGGACCGGTCACTGATGGAG CTCTCCAAGCGCTATGGGCCAATGTTCACTGTTCACCTGGGCTGCCAGAAGACTGTGGTGCTGTCCGGCTATGAGGCTGTGAGGGAGGCCCTGGTGGGCACCGGGCAGGAGCTGGCGGATCGGCCCCCCATCCCCATCTTTCAGCTCATCCAGCAAGGCGGGG GCATCTTCTTCTCCTCTGGGGCGCGCTGGAGGGCTGCCCGCCAATTCACAGTGCGTGTGCTGCATAGCCTGGGCGTGGGGCAGGCGCCCATGGCCGACAAGGTGCTGCAGGAGCTGGCGTGTCTCATGGGACAACTGGATAGCTATGGAG GCCGGCctttccctctggccctgctgggCTGGGCTCCCTCCAACATCACCTTCGCACTCCTCTTCGGCCAGCGGTTTGACTACCAGGACACCATGTTTGTGTCCCTGCTGGGTCTCATTGATGAGGTCATGGTTCTCCTGGGGTCCCCCAGCCTGCAG TTGTTCAACATCTACCCCTGGTTGGGGACCCTGCTCCAGCTGCACCGGCCTGTCCTGCGCAAGATCGAGGAAGTGCGTGTCATCCTGAGGACTCTCCTGCAGGCACGGGCCTCCCCCACGCCCCAGGGTGGCCCTGTGCAGAGCTACGTGGATGCTCTGATCCAGCAGGGCCAG GGGGATGACCAAGAGGGGCTCTTTGCAGAGGACAACGCTGTGGCCTGTGTGCTGGACATGGTCATGGCTGGCACAGAGACCACCTCTGCCACACTGCAGTGGGCCATCCTGCTGATGGCCAAATACCCAGGCGTGCAAG GCCGTGTGCAGGAGGAGCTGAGCCATGTACTGGGCCCTGGGAGGCTGCCCCGGCCTGAGGACCAGAGGGTACTGCCCTACACCAATGCAGTGCTGCATGAGGTCCAGCGGTACATCACACTCCTGCCCCACGTGCCCCGCTGCACAGCAGCTGACACTCAGCTGGGTGGCTACCTGCTCCCCAAG GGCACACCTGTGATTCCCTTGCTGACTTCAGTGCTCCTGGACAAGACACAGTGGGAGACCCCAGATCAGTTCAACCCAGGCCACTTCCTGGATGCTGATGGGCACTTCGTGAAGCGGGCCGCCTTCCTGCCCTTCTCTACAG GCCGCCGAGTCTGCGTGGGGGAGAGCCTGGCTAGGACGGAGCTCTTTCTGTTGTTCGCTGGCCTCCTCCAGCGCTACcgcctgctgcctccacctggcATCAGCCCCACTGCCCTGGACGccactcctgccccagccttcacCATGCGGCCTCGTGCCCACACCCTGCGGGCAGTGCCCTGGCCCTAG
- the Cox19 gene encoding cytochrome c oxidase assembly protein COX19 has product MSTAMNFGAKSFQPRPPDKGSFPLDHFGECKSFKEKFMKCLRDNHFENALCRNESKEYLECRMERQLMAQEPLEKLGFGDLIDGKSEAKNKS; this is encoded by the exons ATGTCGACCGCCATGAACTTCGGGGCCAAGAGCTTCCAGCCGCGGCCACCGGACAAGGGAAGCTTCCCTCTGGATCACTTTG GTGAATGTAAAAGCTTTAAAGAGAAATTCATGAAGTGTCTCCGTGacaatcattttgaaaatgctttGTGCAGAAATGAATCAAAAGAATATTTAGAGTGCAGGATGGAAAGGCAA CTGATGGCACAGGAACCATTGGAAAAACTGGGATTTGGTGACTTGATAGATGGAAAATCAGaggcaaaaaataaatcttaa